TTTCGAGAAAGTTGTTGGCATTTTTCAAGAGATGGATGAAGCGAGAGTTAGGCCGAATGCTGTTGCTTACACAACTTATATCGAAGGGCTTTGTATGCATGGAAGAACAGAGTTTGGTTATGAAGTTCTTAAAGCGTGGAGGGAGTCAAAGATTCCTCTTGATGATGCCTTTGCTTATTATGTTGTGATTAAGGGCTTCTGCGATGAGATGAAATTGGAAGAAGCTGCAGATGTTTTATTTGAGGCTGAATTGCATGGTATTGTTCTTGATACGTTTCCTTATGGTGCTTTGATCAGAGGATACTGCAAATGCGGTAATATAGACAGAGCTTTGGAGGTTCATGATGAAATGATGTCAAACGGTATCAAAACGAATTGTGTGATTTTGAGCTACATTCTTCAAAGCCTGTGTCAAATGGGCCGGGATTTTGAAGCTGTAAATCAATTTAAGAAGTTTACGAACTTCGGGATATTTCTTGATGAGGTTTGTTATAATGTAGTGGCTGATGCTCTCTGCAAGGCAGGTAAAGTGGAAGAAGCTGTAGAATTACTTGATGAGATGAAGGGTAAACAGATTTCTCCTGATATTATTAACTATACCACTTTAATCAATGGATATTGTCTTCAAGGTAAAGTTGAAGATGCAGTGAACTTGTTCAAAGAGATGTTGGAGAATGGTCACAAGCCTGATATTGTTTCTTTCAATGTCCTTGTAGGGGGCTTAGCTCGAAATGGCCATGCACGAAAGGCTATCGGTCTTTTGAATCATGCAGAAAAACAAGGTTTGCAGTGTGAGATTGTCATGCGCAACATGATCATCAAAGGTTTATGCATAGGTGGTAAGGTTAGGGAAGCTGAAGATTTCTTAGATAGTTTGCCAGACAAGTGTTTTGAAAATGATGCTGCCTTAGTTGATGGTTATATTGAATCAAGACTCACAAAAAAAGCATTTAAATTGTTTCTTAAGCTGGCTAATCAGGGATTTCTGGTGAGGAAGGCTTCTTGCTCAAAACTGCTGAGTAGTCTCTGCAAGGATGGTGAAAATTACAAAGCTCTTATGTTACTGAAGGTCATGTCTGATTTGAATGTTGAACCTACCAAATTAATGTACAGTCAACTCATCGGTGCATTTTTTAAGGCAGGAAATTGCATAAACGCCCAATTGTTGTTCGATCAAATATTTGCGAGACAGCAAACACCTGATCTAGTTATCTACACAATAATGATAAGTGGCTACTGCAAGATGAATCTTTTGCAGGAAGCCTTGCTTCTTTTCAATAATATGAATGAAAGAGGAATTAAACCTGATGTTATCACTTATACGGTCTTGATTAACAGCCATTTGAAACTAAATTTGGTATCTCTTTCCAGTCCTGATGCACCACAAAACAAAGACAAGAAGATAATGGATGCTTCAACTTTTTGGAGGGAAATGAAGGACAAGGAAATAGAACCTGATGTTGTTTGCTATACGGTTTTGATTGATTATTACTGTAGGACAAACAATCTTTGGGATGCAATTAGGATATTCGATCAAATGATTGAATCAGGATTAGAACCAGATAATGCGACATATATGACTCTTATATCTGGCTATTGTAAAAGAGGATATTTAGCAAGGGCTttaaatctttttgaggaaaTGTATAGGAGGGGCATACAGCCAGATATGCGTACCATTTCAACTGTTGACCATTGTATCTTGAATGCCAAGAGAGTTGTGAGAAGTAAGTACTTTTGAGATTCAAGTGGTGATTTATCTAAAGCATGTTGCAGTGAACTGTTTGGAGGTACATTGAATTGTACAGTGCCACTAAATTCGTTTCATTGCATTTTGTCTTGCAGAGTAGCCATACTCCACACAAGACGGTTTATCTTATCATGCATTGAAGTATCCTGCTAATATGTAGCAGGCTGAGGAAAGCTTTCTCTCTATGAGTAGAAGCTTTATGTGCACTTATGATTCAATATGATGAATTCTCTTGCATTTACTATGTAGAATAGCCGGAGGATGTCAAAATCTGCCCGACTTGCATTATCCCGAGCTACTGTTGGTCTTCAGCCTAAAAGAAGGGCAGTGCTTAAAGATGTAACTAATGTCTGCGATGACACTTCATACATGGACTGCAAAAATGCAACTAAAAATCGGGTGAGAACatcaaaattctttcttttttattgttaTGAAGTTCAGTCAGAAAATTTTCGGTGCACCAAATATTGTATGCTAACAACATTTATACTTGATCAATATACTTATTAAACAACTGAGAAGAGTAAGTTCATCACTTCAAGGCCATAAGTGGAGGACTGatttttgcttctattttttCTTCAAGCAATAAATTACCCTTTGCTTACTACTTGCAGCCTAAACTAAGAGTGCCTGTTGATATTTCTGGTTTGACAGACTACCAAGCAGACTATTACAGACCCTAATGAGAAGAACACCGAAAGGTTTGAGGATATTGCCATTGGAAATCCCATCAGCTGAAGAGGATGTGAAAGCTAAATTAGCAGACTCCTTATCTAAAATAAGGATGATGGAAACACAAGAAATCACTTTACCAGTAATACCGGAAGAAAGAGAATTACTGGAATCTAAGTGTTGTGCAAGAGAACATGCTGCCGCAGATGCAATGCCTTCAAAACATACTTCCACAATTGATGTTGAAGTGCAAAGCTATCGGAAAATAGGTTTGTGCTCTGTTTAAAATTCTCTCCATGTAATGGCATACCTCTGGTTGAAAATAAAACCATCAGGTATCTAAGAAATGTCATACCTCCGTTTTAGAAGGATAAGGTGTCAACACTGCTCTAAGGTTAATAGGCAATAAGGAAAAACTATTCTGTTTTTCGACCAAAATGGTCATTCATGTTAATGGATTCATGGAACTCGTGGAATTCATGTCAACACTACTTACTTGACTCACTTAAACTGGTTCAATTCGTGGAACTCATGGAGAAAACTTATTGACTTGAAGTTTTGGTGATTCAGTGAAATACTCTAGTAAAACTAGATTTACTAGGGTAATTGTAAATCTTAAAGGACAAGATTGTatagaatttaaatttattaggACTCTAATATTGTAAATATGCATTAATCTCAGCTGTTGATGTAAATCAATTTGTACGGTTGGATTTGgtggagctcaactataaatagggaCTTTCCCTTTCGTTTATAATCATTTCTTGTATTATATTCAAAGTAAGAGAATACTTTTGAGAGTACTATTACTTTCTTGTGGCTTTTCTGTTCGGTTCAAGTTCTTTTGTCTTTTAGTTGTTTTCGCTTTATTTTTGATGTCTTCAagaattttccttgaaaatttttatttttgagagaTAAGCTGACTTAGATAGATTTGAAGCAAAAGAATTGTCTAAAGTCGTGCGGTTTGTTAAAGTTCTAATCTCATGACACTTGCAAAAGCATCTATTATATATTGTTGAAACATTTAGTGCCTACAACAAAGCATCATCAATCTAGCATTCATAACATAAAAAGTTTTTAACTCTATTGGATGCAAGTTTAACGTGCAACAATCAACTAAAGGCAGcacaaatacaaatacaaaatcaatttcaaagtttatgaaATTTATGCACACATTGAGAAGTTGCATCCTTGAGAGTTGCACCAGAAATACAATCAGAAACGTAACGGTTatttgcaagtgtgataagttaGTTGTAATTTTTTGTGttataataaaatacgaaatatTTTCGAGGACTAAATTCAAGAGAGTTCAAGTGATAAGGTGATCAACAATGAAAATACATGCAAACAAGAAGTTTAGATAGTTACTCACTACTGAGTATTATATTACGACAAATCATTATCAAGGGTTAATTGCACTAACacttaaaaggattaaattgcaaaacaaTCAAAAGTGCACAAAAATCAATTCAAAGAGCTAAAGTGGCATAATTCTTGGATTAGGGATCTAAAGGCTTCAAACTCCTAATTGGTTCAATTTTACTTTTCGGTCATCATTTTACCCAATTAGATGATTTAGTCCAAGTATCTCTCGATTTTACTAAACTAAATTAGGACGATTGAATTGGTTCCCAATAGGTTCTCCTCTCGGTCTTACCTATCTAATTGTTCACCTAGAGCTGTCAATTTTATGTTTTGaagtttattcgatttagtctagtTTTTACGTTTTAGTTCTTGACCCAAAAACTGAATATGcaacatttccatcaaccaaccaccataaaatttaattactatcCATCACCAACACAACAACATCATCCAAGTACATGCTCAATTAATTCattaaagaaaacataaaagCAAGGTTAGAGAAATTTTAGGGGTTGCCGATGGGTTCTTTAGAGAAGATAGCAACAACAATGAAAGAGAAAACATAACTAAAGCTGAGATTTATACACTTTTGAGAGTTAATTAGGTTGAAATATATTAAAGAACTTCAATgaaaatcaaaatacaaagtAGAGTTTATGTATCTAagtgcaaagaaaagaaaagctataGTAAAAACTGATAAAATGAACAACTATAACTACTAATATCAGGAAAGTAAAGAACTAAAATCTAAAAATGGTGGATAGAATAACTACTAAACTAAAAAGATAAAAAGGTGGCTCTTTTAAGTTTGATAGCCAAAACATCTTTAATATAGACAAAATTTCAACCCTAAAATTGACAAAATTGCCCTTGAAGTCTATGGGTTGACTTGGGTTTTTGTTGGAAAAAAGACTACTCCTGTAGTATTTTTCACCTTGTCAAGCAGCGGTGTCACAACATCCAAGCTTTAGTGTTGTGATGCCCTTGATAGTGGCACACTCTTGGCTTTAGAGGTTTTCGATGTCGTGACATTCTCGACAATGGCCATGACTTTTTCACTTCAACAACCATTAGTGATATTGCGACCTTGGAGGCTTGGTGTAGCGACTTTGGGCTCAATGTTGCAACACAACACACTTAGTGTCACGACACTCTCGACAACCTGCTCTAGGTTGATTTCTTGTTGAAGCCTTTCACCTTTGAGGTAATGGAAGCTCAGTGTTGCGACACCCATGTCAAACGTAGGTTTGGCCATTGTCATCTCCTACATAACTTAAGCACATTATTAGATTCTTAATGACACCATTTCGTCAATTTAGGTCTTAACATGAGTAAAACCAAATAAAAACGATTAGTAATACTGGaaactaaaaaataatgaaaGGCATAAAAAGAGACTCGTAAATTACTTGAGAACAAACTCATTAAGTATTCTAGAATGCctaatttgacgtatcaaattacGACATATCAAGAGGGAACAAAATGATTTTCCTTGAGAGATGATATTTTCCATTGTTGAGGACTAGTGTCCCCGAAAGAGTCAGATTGTCCCTCAGCAAACCCCAATGTGTGAAAGCgaatatcaaaaaataaatgaaagactCAATGTAAGTTTgcaattaaattgtaaaataagtatCAATTTGTACAAAGGAAAATAGATAATATTTGATATATAGTCTGTGAAGTTTTTAGACTTTACAAGCTGGAGTAAGGAGTTGACAAGCATCCCATTAAGGTAtcgtaaattattaaaaactaatttttttttaaaaaaagaagaagaagacatatgataactttttaaaactatttgtggaatagaaaaaaaattgttaatgtaccaaatactaacccaAGAAAAATAAGATACTTGAAAACTCATCTAGCTATCAACAAACTTAGTTTAGGCCCAAGTTTTTACTTGAAAtatgggtttaaattttttttctaaaatctacCTATATTTGTAAATGGTTAACCTAAATCCTTTTTAAGTCCgttcatattttttcatttatatatagtaATGTTATATATTAgtgtagatttaatttttatgtgttataaattaataatatataaaaataacataatataaaatattacaaataaatgttcAAGTCGAGACTGgttcatattttaaatgaatttagttttttgtccaaattctttttttcaaatttaatatttttactcaaaccctctATAAGTTCAAACGAGGTCTCGATAAGTGTCCcatcaacaaatttaactttATGCCTATAcagattatgtaacaccccaaacccggctcagacgttatggccggatccgacatgccacatcgaagcgttcaaaacattttatattgttgatccagaaaaacctacttagtgttttaaaagataatttcattataggttaaagtgaatggaagctgtgcaccaggtaggaaaccgaaaaagaggaggtgagtctatcagactatttaagtaccaagctcccttcggatctaatcctagacatgtacaccgccattgccacaccttaacgtcatgtatatttctaggaaaccgatttgattaagtcatttttaggaaaagtgattaattttggaaaatactttcattgcggaagctttgcttgttgtcgtgttattttgaaatcaattgttgttttttttttgaaaacgcgccctaaagctatccaatttcaatagttaaaataagtaatacctatcttagtaatacatattaaaaccatcaaaaataattaagcggccttattacatttaaaaaccaaacctcaacgtaaataataggatgtccagttcaccagaagaaaaccaaactttcagaacgggtggccactccgaattccctcacagctccaagaccactatggttggggatttcctgcgtggataaaaataaaaggggtgagtttggggaaactcagtgtgtaaggaaaacccattcaaagcccaagtcagctcaagtctattgggcctaagcccattcaggtaacagtggtactggaccagagcccttttcagattataataaactgggccttagccccttattcagataacagtctGACCCATAGGCCTATtttaaaatacatgcaacatcaataacatatgcaagcccatttggggagactactcaacccaccaaccactacactccacccgtaccagccttacactccatgtggggaatagctcaacccacccagcccaacactccacagttgtagccttgctgctcagttaacagtaaattgaggcaaagcctccagtacgtggacaagccactttcagtacttcctccgtcaatatcccaatcccatgcatcagataataacaacatggcatgcagtaaataacaacagtcaaacatgcatttaggtcaatttaaccctaggggtatttcgataatttatctactaggggtaaaactgtaaaattttcacttttaaaggtatttcagtaatttatctattttagggtttttcatgcatattcctacctttcatgtactaacagaatcactaccgagggttcttaccgaattgggcccgttggcccatcattccaattttggcccattaagcctaaaaatatcgaggacacagaaatcatgcactttgcagtccaaacattgcagcttaccaaaaacattaatcgatttacctcacgagcattcgcacactcgcaaatctacaaaataccggttttcggcatttcgacttttcgacttttgccgatctagactaagaaagagggtgttagttacacacctgtttgcgacgatatgctgacgagatccacacatgaaCCGTCTACAactggattactaacacgttaatctaactattcaaatacaaactacgtattaaccccttacaatattcgaccaaccacacctacagatcatagtaagcttataagaaatcaataagcaactcattaacaaatttttgtcaatgtttaccacataatcataatttcactgcaagttgtcttcctgagcaacagtaactaaattatttataactggagctacgaaactccaaatcaagtgctgttaattttccctgaaaatagactcatatatcttctatccataaaattttagaatttttggtatggccaatcaataccagatttttcttaaagtttcccatgtttcactatttgactaatctgaccactcttcattaagaatcaaatttctcattttacagaattcaaaatatgttctcgtttattccatttgaaactagactcattaagctttaattacataatttatgtagcttctaactcatctcccacaatttatggtgattttccaaagtcacgttactactgttgtcccaagcagatttattaccaaatcactctttcacacctaacttgcatgcttgttatttaaacatgtatatcactaatcaatcatcacatatctatgattttacttaagtataatctccatttcatcattttaaagcacaacatgttagccgatttttccccttagcatctaaggcacatgcatgctcatttgtttggctcaacttcacctatcttccatttttcatcaaaagaacatgaaacaacaaccatttccttcattttaattcatgactaaatgctcacaacacaactaaaaaccaaaatatgcttcaagagttaaggtagaatcaagaagaactcatgaacatcaagatagaagcaaactaccatgaacttaccttcaattttcttccccaagtgaccgaacattcaagagctttctcctctcctttctcttctctaatttaggctatgatgaacaaagatggacaaaactttgttcttttcatccctttttcttttaataaaatttcatatttcatccatttaattctttaatacaaaagacatgaaattctcatcatggaacatttacctaaaccattatcatggaacatttacctaacccattatcatggaatatttacctaatccattatcatggaacatttacctaacctattattaatttgtatcaatttgtaccataaattatggatatcaagtgctcatattgtctacaacaacatgatggctggccacttcatgtaaaatgggaggtttgtcatgcaaatcctcctattttgcactcctatttatttgaccacttcaatttagcctatagcattttcaaacattttcacataggttctatttcataatttcacctcttttttcttatggaacaaaaattaactaaaattatcgggttctatcttaagcttggctttctagaggcccactaacataattaaacttatgccaacattcatagaattttcgaaaattggggcgttacaggttACGCAGTGTTTGTGATTTTGTAGTTGCATGTGTTAAGACAAGGAAAGCCAAGAGTAATATTCTATCAGCAAGATTATGCCTATACATACGAATCCTTCTATCAGCAAGATGCCGAGAAGTGAGGATTCAATCTAcgtaaactaattaataaaaatatatgatagCAATATTTTTTCACATGAAATGATTCCTTTATCACATATAATTACACATCACATTATGCATGTAATTTCTAAATTATATTTTCGTGTTTATCTATGTCACTTGGTTGTATTAATATACATGAtcgataataaaatttaattacaatatatgtaaaaaaagtAGCATTAGTTTAATATTACTGTAATTGATGGATGAGATTATTTAGAATatcttttgattatataatagACCTTTGAGCTAATAAAATTATATACCTGGTCAAGTAAAATATTGTGGATAATATGGATgtcataaatatatgtatatatataataagaataatgatatattatttactattataaaattttatcttatataaaagggtaaattacaccaactatccttaaattttgtttaaaattacatttcagtcaccaaaattttaaaagttacataataGTCACTAAAGTTATCAATTCGTTACAATTTTTTCACTCAGCTGTTGGCTATCATTAAAAAAGTAGCGTTGCAATTTAATGGGTTAATAGTTAATTCGGTCATTGGGTATagttaaaaaatcattttgatatttttaatattttcttaacaataattgtaaaaaaaattaaaatattaggttaacaattatttaaaaatttataaaaataattaaaaaatcataaattttaaaaaaataaaaaattaaatatgtataaatataaaaaattcttataattaaaactaaaaaaaaatttaaactaacatttttttgcaaatttttattatataaaaaaattaaaattttcaaactaaacTCTATTTGTTTTCTACCATTGATGAACACCTTCAATCAAATCAACAACATGTTATACCCAGAAATTGCTTtgcaaattttgttttattttatttctcaaagcCCTAACAAAATACATATCAATGCAATATTCAAATTTTACTATTAGATCGATTGTTGCTTCTTGAGTTTTCAAGATGTAAAATCTAGGTTTGCAACACTACTTTCATTATTAAGCATCATAAAAAGTTCTATCATCAACGACCTATTTGTAAGATTTTCTGATAAttatgaagaaaaaaagaaagaagagggcTAAAGAGAAAAGCAAAATGTTCTATTATTTTGTTCGGGtctttgttaaattttaaattttttttgaaattttggatttttttaaatttataatacaaaTTACTCTTTTTCTTCTCCAAACCCtctattttttcttaaatttcaagtcaagattttacttttaattataaataaaatataaatatatatttatttttaatgatctGAGAAAAACAGAGCCAACACAGATATACATGAAAAAAAGGGTAAAGAAAGATTAAATGAAGAGAGCATAGAGCaacaaagcaaatgaaaaaaacatGTAGGATCAAGTGAATGGGTATTTTTTGTGAcatttcaactaattttttatGAGATTGGATGCTGAAAAATTAGCTGCTAAATTCTTGATTTTTCCTCGCtgcaattgattttttatataaattattttatttattttaaagatttttaaaatttttttacaattattgttaagaaaatttttaattgacTATAGCTCATGGACAAATTAGCTATTAACCTTTTCAATTAATGTGCAACATCACTTTTTTAACAGAAGTTAACAACTGagtgataaaaatataataatttgataatattagtgactattataaaatttttaaaaattggatgaccgaaatataattttaaataaaatttaaggatAATTGATGTAGTTTATCccacataaaattttattttatttattccagAAGTTTGTGGAAATTCGAGACttgtctcaattttttatttcaagaTATTTGACCAAATTAATTGTAGATAAagacaatttattttttatgatttactaGAATATTCCTTTgttgggtttattttattttattttattatcattctttTAATTAATAGAGAAttgttcataaaaaataaaataacattattcTTATTAAATTAGCGGGAAAAAACTCTGTATAATATCCTTAATTAGAACACACTTTAtcaaattttatggataaatttgattgttattttaaaaaaaaatctttttgcaGATATAATTACTGGGGTTTCTTTGacaaaaataatggaaaaaataaataattactaaaatgagtatgtaaaaaattatatacaataatcgatatttttaataattttcgtcGATACCGTTTGACATGTTGACAGCATCACCTCACTTTTTCTTCAATcattaaatcataattaattttagttttttaatgtCATCACTGTGACAAACaatactaatatatatttttaaaaattactcgAAGAAATGTAAATATTCGGGTTTGATaagaaaataatgattttctttttacttaatctacaaaagtgaaaaaccaaaaaaaaaatcagataaaAGGCTGAAAAGTAAACAAATGTTTGATTTTCCTGACTCCCATGCTTTTGTTTCCTTtccacattttttttaaaaaaatatttttttatattaaaaaaaaaacttaaacctTATCAGTGCGGCTTAATACATTGATGtcatcattaaaaaaatattttttaggtaATTTaatatactaatatttttttaaaaatacataaagtaTCGCCTGGCATAAAAAtgacatcaaatattttttttaaaaataaattaattatgacTTAATGATAGGAAAAGTAGGGTAATATCGTGGATATGTTCAGCGGAAATGATTGAAAATACTCATTTTCGTTTATAATTGAAGTAACTAGAATAGAATAGATCATGTTTTTTAGTTACTATTAAACCTGATTATGGGTCAGGCCACCTGGCCCAGCCTGAAGGCCTATTCTAAAAATAGGAAGATTCAggtaaaaatataagcttaaaaaataggcttgaataaaaaaataaggtcAGTTTAGAAAACAGACAAAGTCTCGGGTAAATTTTTTTGGTCTAGGCTTGCTCAGGCCCGGCtcgaattatataataaatattttattttatttttaatcattttaaatttttaactttatttttctaatttcactttcactttaaatttgtatattattttaagaattgttttgctatcatttatgtttttaaatgtatttgatttattatattttaaaattttttatttaataaaataagctaaaaatttAATATGTGCCCAAACAAAATTCTAGGCCTACTTTCTAGGCTCGGGTCGTGATCCGA
The sequence above is drawn from the Gossypium hirsutum isolate 1008001.06 chromosome A05, Gossypium_hirsutum_v2.1, whole genome shotgun sequence genome and encodes:
- the LOC107959576 gene encoding pentatricopeptide repeat-containing protein At2g26790, mitochondrial isoform X4 gives rise to the protein MLGQSLWKTRPALWSFSKFSPIARKEMHYALDQLASSSSDEQEIIGTPNMNHSVNRVFELHRVEVVETLNTLREQPDKALSFFNRLKEDGFSHDVCTYASIIRILCQCCWERKLDSVLLEIIGREKHLGFKVMDLFEILEEGLEGEDSNLLVRLSNALVKAYVSVEMFDEVIDILFQTQRRGFIPHIFSCNFLMNRLICCGKVDMAIAVYQQLKRLGLKANDYTYGIMIKAFCRKGNFEKVVGIFQEMDEARVRPNAVAYTTYIEGLCMHGRTEFGYEVLKAWRESKIPLDDAFAYYVVIKGFCDEMKLEEAADVLFEAELHGIVLDTFPYGALIRGYCKCGNIDRALEVHDEMMSNGIKTNCVILSYILQSLCQMGRDFEAVNQFKKFTNFGIFLDEVCYNVVADALCKAGKVEEAVELLDEMKGKQISPDIINYTTLINGYCLQGGLARNGHARKAIGLLNHAEKQGLQCEIVMRNMIIKGLCIGGKVREAEDFLDSLPDKCFENDAALVDGYIESRLTKKAFKLFLKLANQGFLVRKASCSKLLSSLCKDGENYKALMLLKVMSDLNVEPTKLMYSQLIGAFFKAGNCINAQLLFDQIFARQQTPDLVIYTIMISGYCKMNLLQEALLLFNNMNERGIKPDVITYTVLINSHLKLNLVSLSSPDAPQNKDKKIMDASTFWREMKDKEIEPDVVCYTVLIDYYCRTNNLWDAIRIFDQMIESGLEPDNATYMTLISGYCKRGYLARALNLFEEMYRRGIQPDMRTISTVDHCILNAKRVVRTGGCQNLPDLHYPELLLVFSLKEGQCLKM
- the LOC107959576 gene encoding pentatricopeptide repeat-containing protein At2g26790, mitochondrial isoform X2; this encodes MLGQSLWKTRPALWSFSKFSPIARKEMHYALDQLASSSSDEQEIIGTPNMNHSVNRVFELHRVEVVETLNTLREQPDKALSFFNRLKEDGFSHDVCTYASIIRILCQCCWERKLDSVLLEIIGREKHLGFKVMDLFEILEEGLEGEDSNLLVRLSNALVKAYVSVEMFDEVIDILFQTQRRGFIPHIFSCNFLMNRLICCGKVDMAIAVYQQLKRLGLKANDYTYGIMIKAFCRKGNFEKVVGIFQEMDEARVRPNAVAYTTYIEGLCMHGRTEFGYEVLKAWRESKIPLDDAFAYYVVIKGFCDEMKLEEAADVLFEAELHGIVLDTFPYGALIRGYCKCGNIDRALEVHDEMMSNGIKTNCVILSYILQSLCQMGRDFEAVNQFKKFTNFGIFLDEVCYNVVADALCKAGKVEEAVELLDEMKGKQISPDIINYTTLINGYCLQGKVEDAVNLFKEMLENGHKPDIVSFNVLVGGLARNGHARKAIGLLNHAEKQGLQCEIVMRNMIIKGLCIGGKVREAEDFLDSLPDKCFENDAALVDGYIESRLTKKAFKLFLKLANQGFLVRKASCSKLLSSLCKDGENYKALMLLKVMSDLNVEPTKLMYSQLIGAFFKAGNCINAQLLFDQIFARQQTPDLVIYTIMISGYCKMNLLQEALLLFNNMNERGIKPDVITYTVLINSHLKLNLVSLSSPDAPQNKDKKIMDASTFWREMKDKEIEPDVVCYTVLIDYYCRTNNLWDAIRIFDQMIESGLEPDNATYMTLISGYCKRGYLARALNLFEEMYRRGIQPDMRTISTVDHCILNAKRVVRK